One Choloepus didactylus isolate mChoDid1 chromosome 8, mChoDid1.pri, whole genome shotgun sequence DNA window includes the following coding sequences:
- the CNPY2 gene encoding protein canopy homolog 2, which yields MKVWGWLALLLGAILGTSWARRSQDLHCGACRALVDEMEWEIAQVDPKKTIQMGSFRINPDGSQSVVEVPYARSEAHLTELLEEVCDRMKEYGEQIDPSTHRKNYVRIVGRNGESSELDLQGIRIDSDISGTLKFACESIVEEYEDELIEFFSREADNVKDKLCSKRTDLCDHALHMSHDEL from the exons ATGAAAGTCTGGGGTTGGTTGGCCCTGCTTCTGGGGGCTATACTGGGAACCTCCTGGGCTCGGAGGAGCCAGGATCTACATTGTGGAG CTTGCAGGGCTCTGGTGGATGAAATGGAGTGGGAAATTGCCCAGGTGGATCCCAAGAAGACCATTCAGATGGGATCTTTCCGGATTAATCCAGATGGCAGCCAGTCAGTGGTGGAG GTGCCTTATGCCCGCTCAGAGGCCCACCTCACAGAGCTGCTAGAAGAGGTGTGTGACCGAATGAAGGAGTATGGGGAACAGATCGACCCTTCCACCCACCGCAAGAACTATGTACGCATCGTGGGCCGGAATGGAGAATCCAGTGAGCTAGACCTACAGGGCATTCGAATTGATTCAGACATCAGTGGCACCCTCAAGTTTGCG TGTGAGAGCATCGTGGAAGAGTACGAGGATGAGCTCATTGAATTCTTTTCTCGAGAAGCTGACAATGTTAAAGACAAACTTTGTAGTAAGCGAACAG ATCTATGTGACCATGCCCTGCACATGTCTCACGATGAGTTATGA